GTGAATGATTTGATAAGATGGTGCCTCAAATGTATTCTATTGTGAAGCTGCCCCCCAAAAAATTTAGGGCCGTTGTGCCACCAACTGAAAACGTTAGTCTGGAGCCCTGTGTTGACACACAAGACCTAAAATTAAGTCACTCAAGACACGTTTTCCTTTACAATCCCATTTTTTCCCTCAGGGTGACATGGCaagttttattttaccttttatttatacAAGTAAATTAAGAAgaatcgtatttacaatgacgacctgtcATAGAAGCACAGTCAACAAAGACCTCTGAGTGACTCCTGACCTTCTCTAGTTGCCTCTGCTGCTCAGCCAGCTGGGTGTCCATCTTGGCGATGACTTCTTTGAGCCTTGTTCTCTCCTCTGCCATGGCCCtctgctgctggcccagacggtcCTGCATCACTGAAAGAGTAGACAAGCTGACTTTCACATAACATTGTGACATTCTCACTGACTGAAGGGAAAATAAATAGAAACAGCAGTATTAtgaaaatctttttttttctttcataaaACTGAGTGGTGGTATCATACCTCGGAGCTGTTCGTCTCTCTGCCGTGCCCCCTGCTCCAGCCCCTGGGCTGTGTTCTCATGGGTGCTCTCCACCCGAGATGAAAGGTCCCCCAGCCTGTGGGAGAAATGCTCCATCTGCTCAATCACCACTGTCAGGGACCTACAACGCCAATACACAGAATGAGGGAGACTATATGATGTCAACCTGTAGTAAGTTACGAGTTTGGTTACATGTAGCATGTCCTTTATAATTCTTATGCAAAGGTCGGAGATTAAGCAGAGTATGGTTAAAAATGAGTTGAGTAGAAATGCATGTGTGACCTGGTTTGTGATGTGGCACTGGTCACAGCATCAATCTCCTCATCCTTCAATCTCTTCAGTCTCTGGACCTGATCCTCGTGGTCTTTCTTCATCTCCAAAATAGACTTCCTAGAGGAAGGAAACCGTGACAAAGAAACATTTAGGAACATTATGGAAATATAAAGATACATTCTTTTATCCACAAGCTGtgaaaatattatttattttacctttttaactaggcaagtcagttaagaacaaattcttattttcaatgactgcctaggaacagtgggttaactgcctgttcaggggcagaaggacagatttgtaccttgtcagctcgggggtttgaacttgcaaccttccggtccaacactctaaccactaggctaccctgctgccccaaataGCTGAGCTTTAGGGAGAAAATACAGGCATGGCCACAATCTCTTGTTCTCTAATGTGGTATCTTGCAGCCCCCTACCTCTGTAGGTCTCTGAGTCGCTCCACCTCTCGGTCTCTGTCCTGCTGGGTTTGGGCCAGTCTGCGCTGGTGCTTTGCCTGCAGCTCCATACGCTCCTGTTCAGCTATACGTGTGACGGTGGCTAGGCGCTCTGCTAGGTCCTCGCATTCCTGTCGTGCCCGTGCTTCTCGCTGTGCCGCGGAATCGTCAAGCAGCTTCACACGAGCCCTGGTGGATGCACACACACTCTTTTGGGTAAAGAGGTAGTGATTCAGTGGTGGTGGCAGGACCTCTATAGGTCTCCGAGCTCCTGTCAtacctgtgtgtgttctccatgAGCTCAGTGTCCTGCTTGTGTCTCTGCTGAACACTCTCCAGCAACATCTGGTTCTGGTCTAGCTCCTGCTGTAGAGATCTCACCTGGAAGAGAATACGCAGTAGTCAGCTGAATGTTGTTTATGGAAGTGGCAGAAAGAGGAAGAGCACTGTCAAAAAGACAGTTGATAGATAGATACCTGTCCCTCCAGTTTGATGATGCGGGCCTGTAAAGCTAGATGTCCATTCTGCTTCTCAgtgtctctcttctgtctctgcaGCCCAGCTACATCCACAGCTCCCCCTAACCCCAGCAGCTGGGACTCCAACTACGGTCAGAGACGGATACCAAAGTCAAGTTACCGAAGACTCTCAAAGGGGAACATCTGATAAAACCTAAGGTATCTGTGTTCAAATTAGTAAAACAAATTAAATGTGAAGTGTTTCCATCAAATGAAAAGGTGATTGGAGATTTGTTTCACCTGCTGTTGTAGCAAGAGTTGTTGCAAACTGTTGGCTGAAAGAGACACCTGTTTAAAAGAATGTTAAACAATTAAATAAGTGACTTATGGTTTCCAAACATATATCATCCATAATGACATTAGGGCATATAAACAAAAAATAGAAAGGCCTCTACATACCTGTGGTTGGACAACAGGTGCAGTGTTCTGCATCTGGCTTTGCTGTGGCACTGGGAAACCAAGAACAGTATGTGTCAATCAGGACAATCTGCCCATCATCAATGCTAGTGATTGATAAGAAACTAGAGGCATAACTATTAGAAATACGAATACAGTTAGAAAGTTATTCAAAATGACTACTGTCCATAAGCTATCCATCCCTATGTTTCCCTAAGAGTACCTACACTGCATAAAGCCAGGCATCATAGCATGGGGCATGGGGCCAGACATAGACTGCCTTGGCTGGGCAGGGTAGTTAGGGGGCAGCTCTGCTTGACTTGGCCATCCTGGCTCCCTCTGATCCTGCAGGGCTGGTGGATGGTACTGTTGGGGCAGGGGGAAGCTAATGGTAGCAGAGGTTGGCAGGGGAGAGGGGTCTGGGGTCTGGTCAGGATAGAAGCCTACTCTAGCAGACACAGCTGTGGATAGAAAGGGGGAGACTagttgagaggaggggaaaggctCAGGTTTGGTGGGGGGATGTTGGATGACTATTGTGGGGGATTGTGGAGGAGATGAGTGGACTGCTCGTCTGGTATCTGTGGGGAGGGGAGAGCTGATGTGTGCCTTTGACATGACTGTGGGTTGTGGATGTGAGACAAGCTCAGTACGGGTCTTAGGTGTTGGTAAGTGAGGGGTGTGGTCTGTGTATGAATTCTGCCTGATAGGCTCAGTTTCTTCAGCAGTGGAATGAGCTGGTCGGGGCTGGGCATAACTCTTTGTCCCTATTGGCTCAGCAGGGTCACTAGTGAATTTGTGATTGGTTTCCTGTGTCTGCTCAGGAGGGTCAGGTGGGATAGGTGTAGACATTCTAGTAGGCTCTGGGTCAGCTAAATGACTAGAAAGAGACTTGGCTTGAAAAAACAATGTTTGTTATAAAAGAAGCTTCCCATGAGGTAGAAGTTGAATAGCACAACGTAGAGGGAAAAGGGACATGGTTAGCTGGGTCCTCTAAGATGGGAGTGAGTAACATACCAGGCCTGAACTGGTCCTCTCTCACTGGGGTAGAATGAGCAGTAGGGCTGGGCTGCCTGTGGGAGGGCTCCCTGGGCAGAGGAGAATCTCTTGAAGAGAAGGAACATAATCCTGACCTCAATGTCCAAAAGCACCAGAACTCATATAGCACACTGGGGCAATATTGCAGTGGTAGATATTATACATCACAGCTATTTAGATTAAGGTTGATCATACCCTGGTTCCTTGTTGGGGGTGGATGCATCTTTCCTCCTGGAAGCTGGTGAAGAACCACGTTTGCTGAGGAAGTAACAGACAATCAATGTCAACATACTGAGATGTAAGCAGTCGCTTCTAATGTAGACGTTTCTCTAGAACTGTGGAAGTATGACCCAGCCTTCACTGTAGAGTACCCTAGTCCTAGCCTTACCTAGTCCTATAGCCTTACCTGAGAAACGACTCCAGATCCACCTCGTCTCCAAACCCCAGAAAGTCTTCCTGGGTTGTCCTCTTTTCCTCTGACCGTGTGGATGATTGAGTCTTCTTCCTGCTCAATGCCCCTGATAGCCAATCATCTTCGTGCTTTTGGCTTGCAGAGACCTCTACACTGGGTCCTACTGGTTTGGAGTATTTGAAGGAGGTGTTTGGAGTCTCTGTCGATGGCTGTGGAATGTGGTTGCCAGAAGAGGAGGGTTTGCTTCCCACTGACGAAGAGGAGGGGGTCTTCAAGGGTTCTGGTACAGGCGGGGGCTCTTCCTCATCATCCTGCGAGAGCCCCAGCCAGTCTGCAGCAGGCCGGGGAAAGGTAGGGGTGAGCGTGGTGGGGGTGATGGGTTTGAGTTTCTTCTCAGGAGAAGAGGCACTGTTGTCCTCAGTGGAGAATCTGAAAAGGAGTGGCTAATCTTAGATTGTGGCCATTTCCTTTGTCATACACTCTGGTCCAGTAGCTGACATATAATCTGTGTTCCTGAAGCTTATCTATCTAAATATGATGTACTTGTTATTGACCCAACTAAGCATTGATCCAGGCTTTGACCAAAACAAACTGAGGGCTTCTGCTAGAGCTCTGACTTACCTGACCGACTGTCTGCGTGAGTGTCGTCCCTCCGGTGTAGTGACCAGTGTAGGTTGATAGGAACCGAACGTCAGGTCTTCTTCTAGGAAGGGGTCTGACAAAGGGAAACATCAACTCTCATTTCATTCATTCAAGAATACTATATCACACAACATGGAGTGTTAGCTACCTTTAGTAGTGGGGGTCTCCTGATGATGCTTCTGCTTTTCCTGCTGCTGCGGAGggtccttcctctcccctgttgGAGGGCGCTCCAGAAGGCGAGGGGAAGTCCCACGCCCCAGAATCTCATCTAGCCTGGTGCGTGCTCTTTGAGGGAGCTcactgctgctagagacagtcAGCGCAGAGGAACAGGGAAGTTACATTTCAAATGAACTTTTTGTTGGGTTTATCATAGTCCATAGGTTTTGTAATAGCCTTGGTTGGAACTTATGATGTTGACTGAGGCATTTGAGACCCACCTCTCATTCTTTGGTATGAGCACGGTCTCATTCTTCTTAGGGCTCTCTTTGGGACTCTCCCCAAACCCCAATGCATTCATTAGGTCATCCTCGTCATCATCAAACGTAAGCTCGTCCCGCTTTTTTGGAACTGGAGCTGGTGAGGCTTACAGGAGAAATATATGCATTTGATACCCAAAGGAAGAGTGCCAGAATGTATGTTAAAATGTATAAAACACAAAAGTTCACCAACCTGTTTCTTTTTTCTTTATGATAGGGGAGTCTGGGGGCGGCACTGATTTCTCTGGAGGAGCTTTTTTGGGGATTTTTGGCTCATTTTTGTCTTCTATGGGTAGATCATCTAACAGGTCAGCCAAAGGGTCATCAAAGTCTGTAGACAACAGATATGATACCAGAGCTGGGGATACTGTTTTGATATTGATATGCTTTATGGTGTTAAGAACTCTACACTTAGGGCCACTCTAATGGATTTTACAGTTGACCTGATATTTTTTGGTCTATACATGGGTCCAACTGTTAGCTTTGGTACCTTTTGTGTTAGTTGTTGGGGCaagaacatcatcatcatcatcatcatcatctgaagcAATGCAGCAATGGGGAGAAATAATGTACAATTATGTATATTTGCATGGTATTAATACTAATTTGGTGGCCCAGTGTAGCCAGACTAGCCAAAGACCCAGACAGTCAGCTCACTAGTGAAGCTGAACCTCTTGTAGCCACGTGCCGTCGATGCAGGAGCAGAACTTGGCTTCTTCTCCTCAATGTCTGGCTCATCTGAGATTCCTCCTTTTAACTTGTTTCCTGATTTAGGAGGATTTTTCGTAGGTCCTCCAATGCCAGAGCCTTTACTCTGAGCTGGGGCTGAACTGGGCTTTTTCTTTGATCCAAAGAGATCAGCGTCCATATCATCTATGTCCTATGTAAGGATAGAACAGACACAGCTGGGTTATGAACGTCCACACATAAAGCCTGGAGGCTTACTCCCTGAGAATTTGTCATTAGAACAAGGCACCATTACCTTCATGCTCTCCAGTAAGGCTGTGGGATCAGCCTCAGAAACATCAGAGCCCTGGATTGGAAGTGAATATAAAATATGTATATGAAGGAAAATATAGTCAACTGCCTCCCTGCCATACTTAATGTATGACCTGCCAACTCACCTCATCATTTTCAGCTTCCTCAGCCAGTTTGCTGAAGAAGTCGTCGTCGCCCAATAGTGAGCTGGAGAACCAAAACGCATAGAATGAGCAAGCAGACTGACAGTATCCTCTGTCTAAATAGTCACGAAAGAAAGAGTTGAGACTACTCTCTGATCTGGCAGTACATTTTTTTCAGtcacagttaactcactgttttCCACTGTGTGATggtagaggaggtcctagtctgccTGCTTCACGGGCCAGAGCTTTGGCCTTCACTGGGAAATCTGTACAAATAAACAGGAAAACTTTATCACTACACAGTGTGTACGTACAGTATATTATACTAATGATTTGTCAGTTTGAATGGTCATAGATCTGTTGTAGGGATGTAATCACATACCATCATCTCCCAACAGGTCTCCTAACATATCATCAATTGAACCTGTAGTACAAAAACATCCTATTGAATGAATCTGTGCGCACCATTGAAGTTGTATTGTGCAGGATTTAAATAGGTAAATAACAACATCAGAGGGACTTACTCTTCTGTCCTTTCTTCTGTTTAGCCTGTATCGATTAGGAACACATAGGATAGAGGGTGTGTTTAATTTGTGATActttccaacaggaatctgtttcAAAAACATACAAAGTAGCACGATAAATTCACCTTACTAACTAGCTGTCGAATAGGCATAAACTCACCACAAAGCttattcttaatgtttgtccATGGGCTACCAGATTGAGGATAGACATTTTTCGGAATAAACGCGGTGAGTGTTAAACTTAATGACATAGCCCACTCCCTACCGGGTATCTTATTCGGTCGCTATACaactttgtatgcgttgtttgttggcaaccttgttatATACGAAGTTTCTGGAACAGTTTCCTGTTGGAACGTTAAATAAATTATACCCACCCAGGTTAGGGGTTTTAAAACAAAGTTCGCTGCAATCAATGGGGGTGACTGGCACTTGAATAAACTGTTAGCTTTAACTAGAAGCTATCTTGTTGTGGGGAATTAGCTAGCTCTCAACAACCTATACTGAGCACTATTACATTACAGAGGGTTGATCTTGCAGAATGGCCAATAATGTATTAGTAGACTTATGATAAATGACTCTTATCTTGATTTGGATAGTATACGATACTTACCATGATGTTTCTCTGACTGCAGCAGCGTTAAATCTGAGCAAATGtaatagctaatgttagctagctagctaaagtaaaGCGTCAAGGTGACTAACCACAGCGAAGGGAAATCCCAAGAAGTCTGCAAATTTGCTTTGGCTAGACGACTAGAAGCTACTATCTAGCTATTCTTTCACACACGTAGCTAGTATATTTGGTCACTAGCTACCTTTTTAAGCATTTAGAAACAACGGACGAATAATGCTGTTGTAAATGTGTTGTAACGTTACCACCAGCACTAGCTACATTCAAATGACATGGAAAGGCGGTTGTCTCATCATGAAGGCATTTAACGTTAACtgtgtagctaacgttagctaaaaaaTCAAAACATACTCCCTCTGATTGACCAGGTTGAATGACTGAATATTAACTTAAATATTTAGAGTAAATCTAACCATCCCTCAATTTAAGTAAATAAAATACCAATCCATATGCTTTTATCAGTGTATTTACCCGCAGGTTCCTCTGTTGTAGCATTTTCAACGTACACTCCCTGTCTACCAGTGAATTATTGGTAAACATTCTGTTTGGTCCCCACCAGGTGGCGTTTCAGGTTAGAACATTTCAAGATATGAGTTATTATTGTACAGAATAGCAGGATATAGAATAACAAATATTGCTTTTATCTAGCTAAATACTTTTTGTTTAATTGCAGGTTAGTATTGGTGTACATAAGCGAAGTAACCGATTATATAACAACATTAATAATTGGTCTACATAGCTAATCATTCAGTCAATGGTGGTGATGGACTGTATCAACGACACCCAACAAAATCTCAGTGGCACGAACAGATtaattaaaggaaaactccacccaaaaactatTTTGGGGTATTTGTTTATTTAGTCCATTGTTGATTCAGTCCCAAAATgtgttgcatgtcagcaatcacgtTTTCAAGATATATAACTTTCGAAATACAGCTGgaatgatgcattttgcatcatataattttttttatttttttattttattttacctttatttaaccagataggcaacttgagaacaagttctcatttacaattgcgacctggccaagataaagcaaagcagttcgacagatacaacgacacagagttacacatggagtaaaacaaacatacagtcaataatacagtataaacaagtctatatacaatgtgagcaaatgaggtgagaagggaggtaaaggcaaaaaaggccatggtggcaaggtaaatacaatatagcaagtaaaacactggaatggtcgttttgcaatggaagaatgtgcaaagtagaaataaaaataatggggtgcaaaggagcaaaataaataaattaaatacagttgggaaagaggtagttgtttgggctaaattgtaggtgggctatgtacaggtgcagtaatctgtgagctgctctgacagttggtgcttaaagctagtgagggagataagtgtttccagtttcagagatttttgtagttcgttccagtcattggcagcagagaactggaaagagaggcggccaaagaaagaattggttttgggggtgactagagagatatacctgctggagcgtgtgctacaggtgggagatgctatggtgaccagcgagctgagataaggggggactttacctagcagggtcttgtagatgacatggagccagtgggtttggcgacgagtatgaagcgagggccagccaacgagagcgtacaggtcgcaatggtgggtagtatatggggctttggtgacaaaacggattgcactgtgatagactgcatccaatttgttgagtagggtattggaggctattttgtaaatgacatcgccaaagtcgaggattggtaggatggtcagttttacaagggtatgtttggcagcatgagtgaaggatgctttgttgcgaaataggaagccaattctagatttaactttggattggagatgtttgatatgggtctggaaggagagtttacagtctaaccagacacctaagtatttgtagttgtccatgtattctaagtcagagccgtccagagtagtgatgttggatagGCGGGTAGGtaaggtagcgatcggttgaagagcatgcatttagttttacttgtatttaagagcaattggaggccacggaaggaaagttgtatggcattgaagcttgcctggagggttgttaacacagtgtccaaataagggccggaagtatacagaatggtgtcgtctgcgtagaggtggatcagagactcaccagcagcaagagcgacctcattgatgtatacagagaagagagtcggtccaagaattgaaccctgtggcacccccatagagactgccagaggtccggacaacagaccctccgatttgacacactgaactctatcagagaagtagttggtgaaccaggcgaggcaatcatttgagaaaccaaggctgttgagtctgccgatgaggatgtggtgattgacagagtcgaaagccttggccagatcaatgaatacggctgcacagtaatgtttcttatcgatggcggttaagatatcgtttaggaccttgagcgtggctgaggtgcacccatgaccagctctgaaaccagattgcatagcagagaaagtatggtgagattcgaaatggtcggtaatctgtttgttgacttggctttcgaagaccttagaaaggcatggtaggatagatataggtctgtagcagtttgggtcaagagtgtccccccctttgaagagggggatgaccgcagctgctttccaatctttgggaatctcagacgacacgaaagagaggttgaacaggctagtaataggggtggcaacaatttcggcagataattttagaaagaaagggtcttgcagctctttcagaacatcagctgaatgttCTGAATGGATGgacagctgaatggatttgggagaaggagaaatggggaaggcttgggcgagttgctgttgggggtgcagtgctgttgacaggggcaggagtagccaggtggaaagcatggccagcagtagaaaaatgcttatatTTTCAATTATATTTTGCTtatattttcaattatggtggatttatcagtggtgacagtgtttcctatcttcagtgcagtgggcagctgggaggaggtgttcttattctccatggactttacagtgtcccagaacttttttgagttagtgttgcaagaagcaaatttctgcttgaaaaagctagccaaTGCTAGCTATAATGCTGCGATTTGAAAGTTATAGATCTTGAAAACTTTATTGGTTACATGCAAAACATCTTGTCCCCTTCCCATTCCAGCACCAACAACACAGAGCACTTAGGTTTGTGAGGTGGGATTAAACCAATTGTATTTGAGCTCCTAACAAGTAGGGCAGTAGAGATCATAGAATTGTGTCAGACGGTAATTGTCATGCAAATAACTgccagtctcacggtaattgaccgttaattaacataaacacatttagcgtACAtaggcttccacacatagcctacaagccactgatgcagacctttggaacatctacatttaaaaaaactcttaacaaatacatttaatatagcctacacattacAATAAAtctatttattttaggcaggtctgaAGAAAAtgatgatatgaagaaaatgttgcctatttcagaagaacagaatagcatattctgagttgtccatatgttaggtcctgatctggctatgcaaTATGACTGTAGGccacactagttcatttagcagacaaggtTTGCTTATAATTCCCATGGCATTATTTTGTAGTAAGAGGAATACAATTGAatatagctgaataaaatagaaaatatatttttccaaATGAGGGAGCACATTTAACAAAGTGataatttgaaacaggtcctcTTATATGCTTaattatttatgcaactttagctgtgatacaaaccttaagctgtatgttttgatttctaatacgttctaaatcaaatcaaatgttattggtcacacacatggttagcagatgtaaatgcaagtgtagcgaaatgcttgtacttctagttctgaccgtgtagtaatctaacaagtaatctaacaatttcacaactaccttatacacacaagtgtaaaggaattaataagaatatgtacatataaatatatggatgagtgatggccgaatgggataggcaagatgcagtagatggtatagagtacagtatatacatatgagatgtaatgtcgggtatgtaaacattatataaagtgaccttgtttaaagtgactagtgatacatttatttaattattaaagtggctagagatttctAAGGttgcatggggcggcagggtagcctggtggttagagcgttggactagtaaggttgtgcaagttcaaacccccaagctgacaaggtacaaatctgtcgttctgcccctgaacaggcagttaacccactgttattgaaaataagaatttgttcttaactgacttgcctggttaaataaaggttttaaaaaaatgttttaaatgatgCGACTCCAATGTTCAGAACAGGTCGATTTGCCCCCTCCCCGCCAATAATtactttaaatgttttaatttttttagtTGGGGCCCAGCAGGTAGCATATGAACACGTCATAAGCAATGGCAAAatgtaggaaattagctttaaaggtTGACTTTGGGCACAAAAAACAGTCAAACTCCTCCTTTCTCAATTTTCAAATATACATTTATAATTTAAAACTTTTTAAAAATTAAGTAGGTTAAAAGCAGCTTTTCCGTCTCGCTTTTGGTGGTTCATCGATTTGTCATTCTGGTCATGCACTCCGAGACCGACGTAGCTAGTTGATTAGCTAAGCTGGCCACTTGTAACTAGCCAGTAACTCCTCCAGTATGTGTTGAGGTCATTTCACATGATTGGTTTTTGCACAGAAACTGTAGAGATTGGTAAGAAATGGCACTTCTGTTTTTAAGCATTAAATGACCTGATATAATGATGCATTGATCAGCTATCCAATTTAAAGCTGTTATATTTGTGGTTTTGTCCAAAGTCGacctttaaagtaactgtccagtgtttccagatctctatgaaatatgacctataattaattacaatatgagtgaaataattTTCCTTACAATTTTTTTATTATGcatgttaaaaagcagcttttttgtcacaccctgatcagtttcacctgtccgtgtgtttgtctccaccccctccaggtgttgcttgttttccccagtgtatttatccctgtgtttcctgtctctctgtgccagtgtatttatccctgtctctctgtgccagttcgtcttatatgtccaagtcaaccagcgtgtttttcccggtTGCTTGCCTTCTCTATTCTCTTTTTGctagtcttcccggttttgacccttgcctgtttctggactctttACCCGCCTGCCTTttgccttgacctcgagcctgcctgccactctgtacctcctgggcTCTGAACTGGTTtggaccttttgcctgtccacgaccattctcttgcctacccctctGGATTattattgtaagactccaaccatctgcctcctgtgtctgcatctgggtctcaccttgtgctcTGAtacttttctgtgtgtgtgtgtgtgtgtgtgtgtgtgtgtgtgtgtccgtccgtccgtccgtccgtccaacaacagaatgctgtgggcGTATACCAGTCATTAAAAATATTATTgaaagggcctcccgggtggcgtgctaaccaaggttgccaggtgcacggtgttcctTCTGACACATTTGTGCGtatggcttccgggttggatacgcgctgtgttaagaagcagtacggcttggttgggttgtgtatcggaggatgcatgactttcgaccttcgtctcccgagcccgtacgggagttgtagcgatgagacaaaatagtagctactaacaattggataccacgaaattgcggagaaaaagggggtaaaaaaaaaatatatatatatatatattattgcgAGTagcc
This sequence is a window from Oncorhynchus mykiss isolate Arlee chromosome 13, USDA_OmykA_1.1, whole genome shotgun sequence. Protein-coding genes within it:
- the LOC110486551 gene encoding fas-binding factor 1 isoform X5, giving the protein MAKQKKGQKSSIDDMLGDLLGDDDFPVKAKALAREAGRLGPPLPSHSGKHSLLGDDDFFSKLAEEAENDEGSDVSEADPTALLESMKDIDDMDADLFGSKKKPSSAPAQSKGSGIGGPTKNPPKSGNKLKGGISDEPDIEEKKPSSAPASTARGYKRFSFTNDDDDDDDVLAPTTNTKDFDDPLADLLDDLPIEDKNEPKIPKKAPPEKSVPPPDSPIIKKKETASPAPVPKKRDELTFDDDEDDLMNALGFGESPKESPKKNETVLIPKNESSSELPQRARTRLDEILGRGTSPRLLERPPTGERKDPPQQQEKQKHHQETPTTKDPFLEEDLTFGSYQPTLVTTPEGRHSRRQSVRFSTEDNSASSPEKKLKPITPTTLTPTFPRPAADWLGLSQDDEEEPPPVPEPLKTPSSSSVGSKPSSSGNHIPQPSTETPNTSFKYSKPVGPSVEVSASQKHEDDWLSGALSRKKTQSSTRSEEKRTTQEDFLGFGDEVDLESFLSKRGSSPASRRKDASTPNKEPGDSPLPREPSHRQPSPTAHSTPVREDQFRPAVSARVGFYPDQTPDPSPLPTSATISFPLPQQYHPPALQDQREPGWPSQAELPPNYPAQPRQSMSGPMPHAMMPGFMQLPQQSQMQNTAPVVQPQVSLSANSLQQLLLQQQLESQLLGLGGAVDVAGLQRQKRDTEKQNGHLALQARIIKLEGQVRSLQQELDQNQMLLESVQQRHKQDTELMENTHRARVKLLDDSAAQREARARQECEDLAERLATVTRIAEQERMELQAKHQRRLAQTQQDRDREVERLRDLQRKSILEMKKDHEDQVQRLKRLKDEEIDAVTSATSQTRSLTVVIEQMEHFSHRLGDLSSRVESTHENTAQGLEQGARQRDEQLRVMQDRLGQQQRAMAEERTRLKEVIAKMDTQLAEQQRQLEKERWRVNAEQAKADSSQRGLDEERRSLTQHISMEREELERAKSALLEEQQQVMQRCAEERRKLAAEWTQFHTQEKQRQDRAEREASRALERDAHREGSIISMAQEQVDLKLRAGELKQHEAAVAREREALERQREELDREKERLSGTGLQLKTRAQEVEAFSKLASEKYNEGEKALQESRQVETEHQTRLRSIHSQMERLRQQEQHLHQERMKMTEQRREMEALKHNLPITPFPQAIFTDFRPVSAVPQMASTKAVRQPPPLVSSPDSTELQARLALLRHTAEKDRDFLQDEQFFLDTLKKAPYNSAFHTD
- the LOC110486551 gene encoding fas-binding factor 1 isoform X4, giving the protein MFTNNSLVDRECTLKMLQQRNLRAKQKKGQKSSIDDMLGDLLGDDDFPVKAKALAREAGRLGPPLPSHSGKHSLLGDDDFFSKLAEEAENDEGSDVSEADPTALLESMKDIDDMDADLFGSKKKPSSAPAQSKGSGIGGPTKNPPKSGNKLKGGISDEPDIEEKKPSSAPASTARGYKRFSFTNFDDPLADLLDDLPIEDKNEPKIPKKAPPEKSVPPPDSPIIKKKETASPAPVPKKRDELTFDDDEDDLMNALGFGESPKESPKKNETVLIPKNESSSELPQRARTRLDEILGRGTSPRLLERPPTGERKDPPQQQEKQKHHQETPTTKDPFLEEDLTFGSYQPTLVTTPEGRHSRRQSVRFSTEDNSASSPEKKLKPITPTTLTPTFPRPAADWLGLSQDDEEEPPPVPEPLKTPSSSSVGSKPSSSGNHIPQPSTETPNTSFKYSKPVGPSVEVSASQKHEDDWLSGALSRKKTQSSTRSEEKRTTQEDFLGFGDEVDLESFLSKRGSSPASRRKDASTPNKEPGDSPLPREPSHRQPSPTAHSTPVREDQFRPAVSARVGFYPDQTPDPSPLPTSATISFPLPQQYHPPALQDQREPGWPSQAELPPNYPAQPRQSMSGPMPHAMMPGFMQLPQQSQMQNTAPVVQPQVSLSANSLQQLLLQQQLESQLLGLGGAVDVAGLQRQKRDTEKQNGHLALQARIIKLEGQVRSLQQELDQNQMLLESVQQRHKQDTELMENTHRARVKLLDDSAAQREARARQECEDLAERLATVTRIAEQERMELQAKHQRRLAQTQQDRDREVERLRDLQRKSILEMKKDHEDQVQRLKRLKDEEIDAVTSATSQTRSLTVVIEQMEHFSHRLGDLSSRVESTHENTAQGLEQGARQRDEQLRVMQDRLGQQQRAMAEERTRLKEVIAKMDTQLAEQQRQLEKERWRVNAEQAKADSSQRGLDEERRSLTQHISMEREELERAKSALLEEQQQVMQRCAEERRKLAAEWTQFHTQEKQRQDRAEREASRALERDAHREGSIISMAQEQVDLKLRAGELKQHEAAVAREREALERQREELDREKERLSGTGLQLKTRAQEVEAFSKLASEKYNEGEKALQESRQVETEHQTRLRSIHSQMERLRQQEQHLHQERMKMTEQRREMEALKHNLPITPFPQAIFTDFRPVSAVPQMASTKAVRQPPPLVSSPDSTELQARLALLRHTAEKDRDFLQDEQFFLDTLKKAPYNSAFHTD